The following coding sequences lie in one Peribacillus frigoritolerans genomic window:
- a CDS encoding MerR family transcriptional regulator has protein sequence MNVYRIGQLAELANVSRRTIDYYTQLGMLNYEKTGSRYRYYTEDALNRLQMINRYKEQNMPLTEIKERLQVWSETTVDSEQVLLMVDKLSTDLKGLENELLELKPLLEQLDEQQLTYAAQQFSVRGSSLLSILAMLA, from the coding sequence GTGAATGTATATCGGATTGGCCAGCTTGCTGAACTAGCGAATGTTTCGAGAAGAACCATTGACTATTACACACAATTAGGAATGCTGAACTATGAAAAAACTGGGTCAAGATATCGGTATTACACAGAAGATGCTTTAAATCGTCTTCAAATGATTAATCGGTATAAAGAACAGAATATGCCTTTGACCGAAATCAAGGAACGGTTACAAGTCTGGTCGGAAACCACTGTTGATTCCGAGCAAGTGCTCTTGATGGTGGACAAGCTATCTACAGACCTTAAAGGACTGGAGAATGAATTGCTGGAATTAAAGCCTTTATTGGAACAGCTCGATGAACAGCAATTAACATATGCTGCACAACAGTTTTCCGTTCGGGGCAGCTCTTTATTGAGTATCCTTGCCATGCTCGCCTAA
- a CDS encoding carboxylesterase/lipase family protein: MIGSIVTTVKGHLQGTMENDICVWRGVRYAKAPIEGLRFLSPEPVDKWSGVLDAVDFGPIPPQPMDRAVRTGMTGNEKMDEDCLFLNIWSPRADDKKRPVMVWIPGGAYITGAGSLDMYNGHLLAKNGDVVVVSINYRLGALGYLDFSELAGDGEIFETNLGLRDQVASLKWVKENIEAFGGDPDNVTIFGESAGGNAVTTLLTVPSARGLFKQAIAESPAPTSVYGKGFARQFSERFLEILGIGKDEIHRLKTLPVQEIVGASYQLLQENSQAMPGSLSFGPVVDGDFLPDYPLDSIRSGKAKGIPLLIGTNRDEATLFDQMDPPLIPTNAAMIQKMFDNTDPEAKERITNAYINYPEKEAALGIGRDATFHIPSVWYAEAYSRFEKTWMYRFDYKTAAMRISKLGATHGMEIPFAFQTFDSAFGKRITSYGSRSAALKVSHRMQGHWINFAKHGNPNPPEGEIWPKYDERNHYTMIFDKKDYIEKDPDRMIRLAWEGVGIYK, from the coding sequence ATGATTGGATCGATAGTTACGACGGTAAAAGGACATCTTCAAGGTACTATGGAAAACGATATATGCGTTTGGCGTGGAGTCAGGTATGCGAAAGCGCCGATTGAGGGCCTGCGTTTCCTCTCGCCGGAGCCAGTAGATAAGTGGAGCGGTGTCCTGGATGCAGTGGATTTTGGTCCGATTCCCCCGCAGCCGATGGATCGGGCGGTAAGGACGGGAATGACCGGAAATGAAAAAATGGATGAGGATTGCTTGTTCCTGAATATTTGGTCGCCTAGGGCTGATGATAAAAAACGCCCGGTCATGGTGTGGATTCCTGGAGGAGCATACATAACGGGAGCTGGATCCCTTGATATGTACAATGGACATTTACTGGCTAAGAATGGGGATGTAGTCGTAGTAAGCATCAACTATAGGCTGGGGGCACTGGGATATCTGGATTTTTCCGAGTTGGCAGGTGATGGGGAAATATTTGAAACCAATTTAGGTTTACGTGATCAAGTTGCGTCTCTGAAATGGGTTAAAGAAAATATAGAAGCGTTTGGCGGCGACCCTGATAATGTTACGATATTTGGTGAATCAGCTGGTGGCAATGCGGTGACGACTTTACTTACTGTTCCTTCAGCGAGAGGACTTTTTAAACAGGCCATTGCGGAAAGTCCCGCTCCGACATCTGTTTACGGAAAAGGATTTGCGCGCCAATTCAGTGAAAGGTTCCTTGAAATATTGGGAATAGGAAAGGATGAAATCCACCGCTTAAAGACACTTCCAGTTCAAGAGATTGTCGGGGCCTCCTACCAACTCTTGCAGGAAAATTCACAGGCCATGCCGGGCTCACTATCATTTGGACCTGTCGTAGATGGTGACTTCCTGCCCGATTATCCACTAGATTCGATTCGATCCGGAAAAGCAAAGGGAATACCCTTGCTTATAGGAACAAATAGGGACGAAGCAACATTATTCGACCAGATGGATCCCCCGTTAATCCCAACTAATGCGGCGATGATTCAGAAAATGTTCGATAACACTGATCCAGAGGCGAAAGAGCGAATTACGAATGCTTATATAAACTACCCAGAAAAGGAAGCTGCACTTGGCATTGGCCGTGATGCGACTTTCCATATTCCCTCGGTTTGGTATGCAGAGGCATACAGCCGCTTTGAAAAAACATGGATGTACCGTTTTGATTATAAAACGGCCGCAATGCGCATAAGTAAATTAGGGGCGACACATGGTATGGAAATTCCTTTTGCCTTCCAGACTTTCGACTCGGCATTTGGGAAACGGATTACTTCATATGGTTCAAGGTCAGCTGCCCTAAAGGTTTCCCATAGAATGCAGGGCCATTGGATCAACTTTGCGAAACATGGAAACCCCAATCCCCCGGAAGGCGAAATCTGGCCGAAATATGATGAAAGAAATCACTACACAATGATTTTTGATAAAAAGGATTATATTGAAAAAGATCCTGACAGAATGATAAGGTTGGCATGGGAAGGGGTAGGGATTTACAAGTGA
- the kynU gene encoding kynureninase — MDINNFMSTKEYAKTLDQEDPLVSYREEFYLNPGMIYMDGNSLGLLSKRAEKSLMKSLEDWKRFGIDGWTEGTEPWFYFSERLGELSAPLVGALEDEVIMGGSTTANLHQLAATFFEPRAGRNKILADELTFPSDIYALQSQLRLHGLDHSAHLVQVKSRDGKFLEEEDIIAEMNEEIALIVLPTVLYRSGQVLDMERLTKEAHARGIMIGFDACHSVGAIPHLFDNWEVDFAFWCNYKHLNGGPGCVAGLYVNRKHFARLPGLAGWFGSRKDKQFDMEHTFTQANSAGAFQIGTPHILSMAPLLGSLEIFAEAGIEQVRKKSLKLTQYLMDLIQSELTGYGFEIGSPRHEAKRGGHIILEHPEAARICKALKQEAIIPDYREPNMIRLAPVALYTSFQEVYETVQVLKKIMDGRLYENYENKRGIIA, encoded by the coding sequence ATGGATATCAATAATTTCATGTCAACGAAAGAGTATGCGAAAACTTTGGATCAGGAAGATCCATTAGTTTCTTACAGAGAGGAGTTCTACTTGAACCCCGGAATGATTTATATGGATGGCAACTCATTGGGACTTTTATCAAAGCGGGCTGAGAAAAGTTTAATGAAGTCATTGGAAGATTGGAAAAGGTTTGGAATCGATGGGTGGACGGAAGGCACCGAGCCCTGGTTTTACTTTTCTGAGAGATTGGGTGAATTGAGTGCTCCGCTGGTAGGTGCTTTAGAGGATGAAGTGATAATGGGAGGGTCGACTACAGCTAATCTGCATCAGCTTGCGGCCACTTTTTTTGAACCGAGAGCTGGCAGGAATAAGATTTTGGCGGATGAACTAACCTTCCCGAGTGATATCTATGCACTTCAAAGCCAGCTCCGATTGCATGGGCTTGATCATTCGGCACACTTGGTTCAGGTGAAAAGCCGAGATGGTAAATTCCTTGAAGAAGAAGACATCATTGCAGAAATGAACGAGGAAATAGCATTGATTGTACTTCCGACGGTTTTATATCGAAGCGGTCAGGTCCTTGATATGGAGAGGTTAACAAAGGAAGCGCATGCGCGTGGAATCATGATAGGATTCGATGCCTGTCATTCCGTGGGAGCCATCCCGCATTTGTTTGACAACTGGGAAGTGGATTTCGCGTTTTGGTGTAATTATAAGCATTTGAATGGCGGACCAGGATGTGTAGCGGGGTTATATGTGAACCGTAAGCATTTTGCAAGGCTGCCCGGGTTGGCTGGATGGTTTGGCTCACGGAAAGATAAGCAGTTCGATATGGAACATACCTTTACCCAGGCAAATTCGGCAGGTGCCTTTCAAATTGGAACTCCCCATATATTAAGCATGGCTCCCCTTTTAGGCTCACTTGAAATATTTGCGGAAGCGGGGATAGAGCAAGTCCGGAAGAAATCCTTGAAGCTGACTCAATATCTTATGGATTTAATACAATCGGAATTGACGGGATATGGATTTGAGATTGGGAGCCCAAGGCATGAAGCAAAAAGGGGCGGTCATATCATCCTTGAACATCCAGAAGCTGCAAGAATATGTAAAGCATTGAAACAAGAGGCCATCATACCCGATTATCGTGAACCGAATATGATTCGTTTAGCACCTGTTGCTCTTTATACCTCTTTTCAGGAAGTCTATGAAACTGTACAGGTGCTTAAGAAGATCATGGACGGCAGATTATATGAAAACTATGAAAATAAAAGGGGAATCATTGCCTAG
- a CDS encoding amino acid permease, whose protein sequence is MEKNKLHRELSSNQITMIAMGCAIGTGLFLGSGLAISTAGPSVLISYAIGAFIVLLLMGCLAEMTVAYPTSGSFGTIAEKYISPFAGFVVRYSYWIANVLAIGVEVSAIAVYMKYWFPAVPGSVWIFLFAALLIYVNATSVNTFGNFEYVFSMIKISAIVIFILLGAYVVIGAGPSSGIGVENYANDGGFMPFGFWGLWVAIFISLFSFLGTELIAVTAGEAKDPDIAVPKALKATVFRLATFYVLTIGIMLMIVPWQSAGIDKSPFVKVMEILNVPGASGIMNFIILTAALSAMNSQLYASTRMIFSLSEQKQAPALFQKVSRKGVPVRALLISTLGIFLAAGVKVLLPDTSYAFMMGISMFGAILTWFMVFISHLYFRKRWEKSGGRKLPVKMYGFPYLTILGAFLLFALTVSTWFTGPFKIVLQFGVPWLIFLCIVYLLMTKFKRK, encoded by the coding sequence ATGGAGAAAAATAAACTGCATCGTGAATTATCATCGAATCAAATCACCATGATAGCCATGGGATGTGCAATTGGCACCGGGTTATTTTTGGGAAGCGGCCTTGCGATTTCAACGGCAGGTCCAAGTGTACTTATCAGCTATGCAATAGGTGCATTCATTGTCCTTCTGCTGATGGGCTGTTTGGCGGAAATGACTGTAGCCTATCCAACATCGGGATCCTTTGGAACCATTGCTGAAAAATATATAAGTCCATTTGCGGGTTTTGTTGTGAGGTATTCCTATTGGATAGCGAATGTTCTTGCCATTGGTGTCGAAGTGAGTGCCATCGCTGTTTATATGAAATATTGGTTCCCTGCTGTACCTGGAAGTGTTTGGATTTTCCTTTTTGCCGCACTGCTAATCTATGTAAATGCGACGAGTGTCAATACATTCGGGAATTTTGAGTATGTATTTTCAATGATCAAGATAAGCGCCATTGTCATATTCATTCTACTGGGCGCCTATGTGGTGATTGGCGCTGGACCTTCAAGCGGGATCGGTGTAGAGAACTATGCCAATGATGGAGGTTTTATGCCTTTCGGATTTTGGGGGCTTTGGGTCGCCATATTCATTTCGCTCTTCAGCTTTTTAGGAACTGAGTTGATTGCGGTGACGGCGGGCGAAGCAAAGGACCCGGATATAGCCGTCCCTAAAGCTTTGAAGGCAACTGTCTTCAGGCTTGCCACTTTTTATGTACTGACTATCGGGATCATGTTAATGATTGTTCCCTGGCAATCTGCCGGTATTGATAAAAGCCCATTCGTTAAGGTAATGGAAATCCTGAATGTTCCCGGGGCATCGGGGATAATGAATTTCATTATTTTAACTGCTGCTTTATCTGCAATGAATAGTCAATTATATGCCTCCACCAGAATGATATTTTCGTTATCCGAGCAAAAGCAGGCTCCAGCCCTATTTCAAAAAGTGAGCAGGAAAGGTGTCCCGGTAAGGGCACTTCTCATATCCACTTTAGGAATATTTCTTGCTGCAGGAGTAAAGGTTCTGCTTCCGGATACTTCATATGCATTCATGATGGGGATATCGATGTTCGGGGCCATTTTAACCTGGTTCATGGTTTTCATTTCCCATTTATATTTCAGGAAGAGGTGGGAGAAATCAGGGGGCCGCAAATTACCGGTTAAAATGTATGGATTTCCATATCTAACGATTCTTGGTGCATTTCTTTTGTTTGCTTTGACGGTATCTACCTGGTTCACTGGCCCATTTAAAATCGTGCTCCAGTTCGGGGTTCCTTGGCTGATCTTTCTTTGCATCGTTTATTTATTGATGACGAAATTCAAAAGAAAGTAA
- the kynA gene encoding tryptophan 2,3-dioxygenase yields the protein MDKGPRDEHRLEESMVTDFDKDMSYGDYLHLNQILSSQHRLSGHHDEMLFIIIHQTSELWMKLIIHELTAATDHIEAGHLEPSFKMLSRVARIQQQLVQSWNVLSTLTPSDYMEFREKLGNSSGFQSFQNRLIEFAMGQKNSQILAVFRHQPELYESMMAALNKPSIYDAAIGALAARGLPIDQSVLKRDWSLIYQENASVEKAWLTVYRDVHNYWDLYELAEKLVDIGSQQQFWRFNHMSTVERIIGNKKGTGGSSGVSYLKKVVEQPFFPELWTLRTKL from the coding sequence ATGGATAAGGGTCCAAGAGATGAACATCGTTTGGAAGAAAGTATGGTAACTGATTTTGATAAAGATATGTCCTATGGGGACTATCTGCATTTAAATCAAATTTTATCAAGTCAGCATCGACTTTCTGGCCATCACGATGAAATGCTGTTCATCATCATTCACCAAACAAGTGAATTGTGGATGAAATTGATCATCCATGAATTGACTGCGGCAACTGATCATATTGAGGCAGGACATTTGGAGCCTTCCTTTAAGATGCTATCCAGGGTGGCCAGGATCCAACAGCAACTAGTTCAATCTTGGAATGTGCTTTCGACCTTAACGCCATCCGATTATATGGAATTCCGGGAGAAACTAGGAAACTCTTCAGGGTTTCAATCATTTCAGAACAGGTTGATAGAATTTGCGATGGGGCAAAAGAATTCGCAAATATTGGCCGTTTTCCGTCATCAGCCCGAGCTTTATGAGTCGATGATGGCAGCCTTGAATAAACCAAGTATTTATGATGCGGCTATAGGGGCTTTGGCTGCAAGAGGGCTTCCCATTGATCAATCGGTCCTGAAGAGGGATTGGTCTTTAATTTATCAGGAAAATGCAAGTGTTGAAAAAGCATGGCTGACCGTTTACCGTGATGTGCATAACTACTGGGATTTGTATGAGCTGGCCGAAAAACTCGTTGATATTGGAAGTCAACAACAATTCTGGAGATTCAATCATATGAGCACCGTAGAACGGATCATCGGTAATAAAAAGGGAACTGGCGGATCGTCCGGTGTAAGTTATCTGAAAAAAGTGGTCGAACAGCCATTTTTTCCTGAGCTTTGGACATTAAGGACCAAACTGTAA
- the nadD gene encoding nicotinate (nicotinamide) nucleotide adenylyltransferase, which translates to MGKIGVYGSSFDPVTNVHLWTASTIAHRAKLDKVIFLPCSNGRIDKQMKTSNEHRWEMLKLAIGGNPLFEVSDYEINERAGTSKQYTWYTMEYFKSRFPKDEVYFIMGADLLEDIDNQELPVHLRWKFREKLIANHKFIVMARDGIDMLKIISKSPLLRNYDDGNTFHLIDKGLSMEISSTYIRDEFAMGGEPRYLLPDQCYQYILDNKLYQKASNS; encoded by the coding sequence ATGGGCAAAATTGGAGTTTATGGATCTTCCTTCGATCCGGTCACGAATGTGCATTTATGGACAGCATCCACCATTGCGCATCGTGCTAAGCTTGACAAGGTGATTTTTTTACCTTGCTCAAATGGCCGGATCGATAAACAGATGAAAACGAGCAATGAACACCGTTGGGAAATGCTCAAGCTGGCAATAGGGGGCAACCCGTTATTTGAAGTCAGTGATTATGAAATTAATGAACGTGCCGGAACGAGTAAACAATATACTTGGTATACGATGGAATATTTTAAATCACGATTTCCAAAGGACGAAGTTTACTTCATAATGGGTGCAGATTTACTTGAAGATATTGATAATCAGGAGTTGCCGGTACACTTACGATGGAAATTCAGGGAAAAACTGATTGCAAATCATAAATTCATCGTCATGGCACGGGATGGGATCGATATGCTGAAAATCATATCCAAAAGTCCATTGCTAAGGAATTATGATGATGGCAATACATTTCACCTTATTGATAAAGGCCTTTCCATGGAAATCAGTTCTACATATATAAGGGATGAATTCGCGATGGGCGGGGAACCAAGATATTTACTGCCTGATCAGTGTTATCAGTATATCTTGGACAATAAGCTATATCAAAAAGCATCAAATTCATAA
- a CDS encoding sulfate ABC transporter substrate-binding protein, with protein sequence MKKVMLLISLILAFGVLAGCNSEKTEGDGTSKSVELLNVSYDPTRELYQEFNEAFVKHWKEESGQDVTIQQSHGGSGKQGRAVIDGLEADVVTLALAYDIDAIYEASNLLAKDWQKRLPENSTPYTSTIVFLVKKDNPKGIKDWDDLIKKDVSVITPNPKTSGGARWNYLAAWAYAEKNFDNDETKVKDFMKKLYQNVEVLDSGARGATTTFVERGIGDVLIAWENEAYLTLEEFGDDKYEIVNPSISILAEPPVAVVDEVVEKKGTKEVAEAYLEYLYTDAGQEIAAKNFYRPRDEKVLAEYEDQFANIDMVTVDDTFGGWKKAQETHFNDGGTFDEIYQQQ encoded by the coding sequence ATGAAAAAGGTAATGTTATTGATAAGTTTGATTTTAGCATTCGGTGTACTTGCGGGATGCAACTCGGAAAAAACGGAAGGCGACGGGACATCAAAGTCAGTCGAGCTTTTGAATGTGTCATATGATCCGACAAGGGAATTGTACCAGGAATTCAATGAAGCGTTCGTGAAGCACTGGAAAGAAGAATCCGGTCAGGATGTAACGATTCAGCAATCACATGGCGGATCTGGTAAACAGGGCAGGGCAGTCATTGATGGATTGGAGGCGGATGTCGTTACATTGGCATTGGCTTATGATATTGATGCCATTTATGAAGCTAGTAATTTGTTAGCGAAGGATTGGCAAAAACGTTTACCGGAGAACTCGACACCATACACATCAACCATTGTGTTTTTGGTGAAAAAAGATAACCCTAAAGGCATTAAAGATTGGGATGATCTGATTAAAAAGGATGTATCCGTCATTACCCCAAATCCAAAGACAAGCGGAGGGGCAAGGTGGAATTACTTGGCTGCCTGGGCTTATGCGGAGAAAAATTTCGATAATGACGAAACAAAAGTGAAGGATTTCATGAAAAAACTTTATCAGAATGTTGAAGTCCTGGATTCAGGGGCCCGCGGTGCAACGACCACTTTTGTGGAAAGGGGAATTGGTGACGTACTAATCGCTTGGGAGAATGAAGCCTATTTAACACTGGAAGAATTCGGTGATGACAAATATGAAATCGTCAATCCTTCAATCAGTATATTAGCAGAGCCACCGGTAGCTGTTGTCGATGAAGTGGTCGAGAAAAAAGGAACAAAGGAAGTGGCTGAAGCCTACCTGGAATACCTCTATACGGATGCCGGTCAGGAAATTGCCGCGAAAAACTTCTATCGTCCAAGGGATGAGAAGGTTCTCGCTGAATATGAAGACCAATTTGCCAATATCGATATGGTGACTGTTGATGATACGTTTGGCGGTTGGAAAAAAGCCCAGGAAACACATTTTAATGATGGTGGCACATTTGACGAGATTTATCAACAGCAATAA
- the cysT gene encoding sulfate ABC transporter permease subunit CysT has product MNIVTEGKQTKKRTIPGFGLTMGFTLLYLSIIVLIPLSMIFLNTFSMGFQDFWATITEPRVLASYKLSFMTALTAAFVNAVFGVLIAWVLTRYEFPGKRIIDGLVDLPFALPTAVAGITLTTLYSPNGWIGQFFSFKVAFTPAGIIIALIFIGLPFVVRMVQPVLENIEKGMEEASASLGANRMQTFIKIIFPELIPAILTGFALSFARALGEYGSVVFIAGNMPFKTEISPLIIMTKLEQYDYEGATAVAAVMLIITFIILFTINILQWWTGKRYSGK; this is encoded by the coding sequence ATGAATATAGTCACTGAAGGTAAACAGACGAAAAAGAGGACCATACCCGGTTTTGGATTGACGATGGGTTTTACGCTGCTGTATCTCTCCATCATCGTATTGATCCCGTTATCGATGATTTTTCTAAACACATTTTCAATGGGATTCCAGGATTTTTGGGCGACCATCACTGAACCAAGGGTTCTCGCTTCTTATAAATTGAGTTTCATGACAGCGTTAACTGCGGCCTTTGTGAACGCAGTTTTTGGTGTGTTAATTGCCTGGGTGCTTACTCGTTATGAGTTTCCCGGCAAACGGATCATCGATGGACTGGTTGATTTGCCTTTTGCCCTCCCGACTGCCGTGGCAGGGATTACGTTGACCACCTTGTATTCACCGAACGGATGGATCGGGCAATTTTTCAGTTTTAAAGTCGCTTTCACTCCCGCAGGGATCATCATCGCCCTAATATTTATCGGTCTTCCATTCGTGGTGCGGATGGTTCAACCGGTGCTTGAAAATATCGAAAAAGGGATGGAAGAAGCATCTGCCTCTTTAGGGGCGAATCGAATGCAGACATTCATTAAAATTATCTTCCCGGAATTGATTCCAGCGATATTGACGGGTTTTGCACTTTCTTTTGCGAGGGCACTTGGAGAGTATGGATCAGTTGTCTTCATTGCCGGAAATATGCCGTTTAAAACGGAGATTTCCCCGCTGATCATCATGACAAAGCTTGAACAGTATGATTATGAAGGTGCTACAGCGGTTGCAGCTGTCATGCTCATTATTACATTTATAATCTTATTCACCATCAATATCTTACAATGGTGGACCGGCAAAAGATATTCAGGGAAGTAG
- the cysW gene encoding sulfate ABC transporter permease subunit CysW: MEHDNSVVVNANHPVINTRNATKEPKSIQWILISIVLLFLTLFLVVPLIAIFVKAFEKGAEAYFAAIVHPDAVAAIKLTLIVVLITLPLNAIFGVVAAWTITKYDFKGKNFLITLIDLPFSVSPVIAGLIFVLLFGLHGTLGPLLQSLDIKVIFSIPGIVIASIFITFPFIARELIPLMQSQGTSEEEASLTLGAGGFKTFWYVTLPNIKWGLLYGVILCNARIIGEFGAVSVVSGHIRGMTNTMPLHIEILYNEYQFSAAFAVASLMSIFAIITLIIKSFIEWKTDFKSTKAR, translated from the coding sequence ATGGAACATGATAATTCAGTTGTTGTAAATGCGAATCACCCAGTCATTAATACGAGAAACGCAACTAAAGAGCCTAAATCCATACAGTGGATCCTCATTTCCATTGTATTGCTATTTCTCACTTTGTTTTTAGTTGTCCCATTAATCGCGATCTTTGTAAAAGCCTTTGAAAAAGGTGCCGAAGCTTATTTTGCGGCCATTGTCCACCCTGATGCCGTGGCTGCGATTAAGTTAACATTGATCGTTGTCCTCATCACCTTGCCACTCAATGCCATATTTGGAGTGGTTGCCGCGTGGACCATAACAAAATATGATTTCAAGGGAAAAAACTTCTTAATAACATTGATAGATTTGCCTTTTTCCGTTTCGCCCGTCATTGCCGGGTTGATTTTTGTCCTTCTGTTCGGCTTGCATGGAACACTTGGTCCCCTGCTGCAATCTCTTGACATTAAAGTGATCTTTTCAATACCAGGGATTGTCATCGCCTCCATTTTCATCACCTTCCCATTCATTGCGCGCGAATTGATCCCGCTCATGCAAAGCCAGGGGACGTCTGAAGAAGAGGCCTCACTCACGCTGGGTGCAGGAGGGTTTAAGACATTTTGGTATGTGACGCTTCCCAATATAAAATGGGGACTTCTATATGGAGTCATCCTTTGCAATGCAAGGATAATCGGGGAATTTGGAGCTGTATCGGTCGTATCGGGCCATATACGGGGCATGACCAATACGATGCCGCTTCATATTGAAATCTTATACAATGAATATCAATTTTCGGCCGCATTTGCCGTTGCATCCCTGATGTCCATTTTTGCAATCATAACCTTGATCATTAAAAGCTTCATAGAGTGGAAAACAGACTTTAAATCAACCAAAGCGAGGTAG
- a CDS encoding sulfate/molybdate ABC transporter ATP-binding protein, with protein sequence MSIIIENVTKYYGSYQALRNIDLEIKSGELVALLGPSGSGKTSLLRIIAGLEQAENGKILFNEENYTHKHVKDRNVGFVFQHYALFRNMTIFDNIAYGLKVRPRKIRPSKEVIAQKVTELLQLVKLEGYKDRYPSQLSGGQRQRVALARALAVEPNILLLDEPFGALDAKVRKELRRWLRRLHDEFNVTSVFVTHDQEEAMDVADRVVIMNEGKIEQIGTPEEVYDHPENPFVYDFLGSVNLFKGNVHQGKLVTGNVEMNAPGSEDGAGTGYVRAHNFIIEREPTEKDSIASIIEHIHTIGPIVRIEVIRQDTNEPLEIELTKEQYLNLEISKGERVFVRPKELKVFVDFMAGI encoded by the coding sequence ATGAGTATCATCATTGAAAATGTTACAAAATATTACGGGTCCTATCAAGCACTTCGGAACATCGATTTGGAAATAAAAAGCGGTGAACTTGTAGCCCTACTTGGCCCTTCAGGATCAGGAAAAACGTCATTACTGCGTATCATCGCCGGTCTTGAACAAGCTGAGAACGGAAAGATCCTCTTTAATGAAGAGAATTACACGCATAAACATGTAAAAGATCGAAATGTGGGTTTCGTCTTTCAGCATTATGCCCTTTTTCGCAATATGACCATTTTTGATAATATTGCCTATGGATTAAAGGTCCGACCTAGAAAAATAAGGCCCAGTAAAGAAGTTATTGCACAAAAGGTTACCGAATTGCTTCAACTCGTCAAGCTGGAAGGATATAAAGATCGTTATCCATCGCAATTATCAGGCGGCCAGCGCCAGCGTGTCGCATTGGCAAGGGCACTTGCAGTTGAACCGAATATCCTCTTGCTTGATGAACCATTCGGGGCATTGGATGCCAAGGTTCGCAAAGAACTTCGGCGTTGGCTAAGAAGACTTCATGATGAATTCAATGTTACAAGTGTGTTCGTGACGCATGATCAGGAAGAGGCGATGGATGTTGCTGATCGGGTCGTAATCATGAATGAAGGGAAAATTGAACAGATTGGAACTCCGGAAGAAGTATATGATCACCCGGAAAATCCATTCGTTTATGATTTTCTCGGCAGTGTCAATCTTTTCAAGGGCAACGTTCACCAAGGGAAATTGGTAACTGGGAATGTGGAAATGAATGCCCCGGGCAGTGAAGATGGAGCGGGCACTGGTTATGTAAGGGCTCATAACTTTATCATAGAAAGAGAACCAACAGAAAAGGATTCGATCGCATCCATAATTGAGCACATTCATACAATTGGCCCCATCGTCCGGATAGAAGTCATTCGTCAGGATACAAACGAACCGCTGGAAATCGAACTGACGAAAGAACAATATTTGAATCTGGAAATAAGCAAAGGAGAAAGGGTATTCGTCCGACCAAAAGAATTGAAAGTTTTTGTCGACTTTATGGCTGGAATTTAA